The Saccharopolyspora gloriosae genome window below encodes:
- a CDS encoding peptidoglycan D,D-transpeptidase FtsI family protein: MVRRGTRTAGGRRTARTDVAGSARRLRIGRLLLVVALVLTGTKLIMVQGFDAQDLAAAAAQQRFTNDAIPAERGSFTDRSGNVLAFSSEARQLYATPTRLADEQDKAHAEDPSEPTSDQYKREIARFITKTLGNRVAEQDVLAALFSKSTYTTIGPLIEPALARTITEKYPQIGEEYRATREYPAGENGANVLGGARWSQDARKIEGRLGLESSMDKLLAGTDGKKVSDTAMGSDLVIPGTERELEPAVPGSDVELTLDSDLQYMVQNKLSDYARKAGARSAGAVVLDAHTGEVYALANDKSFDPNSPSWGPDGLGNPAVTNPFEPGSVNKVITAAGAIEDGLLRPETVLQVPGSIKVADRTVRDAWSHGTVPLTFTGVLGKSSNVGTLMTAQRLGEDRFNDLVHKFGLGETTGIGLPGESAGFVPPRKDWSGSTFANLPIGQGLSMTVLQMASMYQAIANDGVRVPPRVIAAETGPDGERVERPRPEGVRVVNPETAHTVKDMLRAVVQEEPQQGTGADAALEGYQISGKTGTAQQIDPTCKCYSNSTYWITFAGIVPADNPRFVVGLMLDAPKSGTPESKSSAPLFHDIADYLTLRYRIPLSPNPAPGQVLQVK; the protein is encoded by the coding sequence ATGGTGCGCAGGGGGACGCGGACCGCCGGGGGGAGGCGGACCGCGCGCACCGACGTGGCCGGGAGCGCCAGGCGGTTGCGCATCGGCCGGTTGTTACTGGTCGTGGCACTGGTGCTCACCGGCACCAAATTGATCATGGTGCAGGGTTTCGACGCGCAGGACCTGGCCGCCGCGGCGGCTCAGCAGCGCTTCACCAACGACGCGATCCCCGCCGAACGCGGTTCCTTCACCGACCGCAGCGGCAACGTGCTCGCGTTCAGCAGCGAGGCCCGCCAGCTCTACGCGACGCCGACGCGGCTCGCCGACGAGCAGGACAAGGCGCACGCCGAAGATCCCTCGGAACCCACCTCGGACCAGTACAAGCGGGAGATCGCGCGGTTCATCACGAAGACCCTCGGCAACCGCGTCGCCGAGCAGGACGTGCTCGCGGCGCTGTTCTCGAAGTCGACCTACACCACGATCGGCCCGCTGATCGAACCCGCGCTCGCCCGCACGATCACCGAGAAGTACCCGCAGATCGGCGAGGAGTACCGGGCCACCCGCGAATACCCGGCGGGCGAGAACGGGGCGAACGTGCTCGGCGGGGCGCGGTGGAGCCAGGACGCGCGCAAGATCGAAGGCCGCCTCGGGCTGGAGAGCTCGATGGACAAGCTGCTCGCGGGCACCGACGGCAAGAAGGTCTCGGACACCGCGATGGGCAGCGACCTCGTCATCCCCGGCACCGAACGGGAGCTGGAACCGGCCGTGCCCGGCTCCGACGTGGAGCTGACGCTGGACTCCGACCTGCAGTACATGGTGCAGAACAAGCTCTCCGACTACGCCCGCAAAGCCGGAGCGCGCAGCGCGGGAGCGGTGGTGCTCGACGCGCACACCGGTGAGGTGTACGCGCTGGCCAACGACAAGTCCTTCGACCCGAACTCGCCGTCCTGGGGACCGGACGGCCTGGGCAACCCGGCGGTGACCAACCCGTTCGAACCTGGCTCGGTGAACAAGGTGATCACCGCCGCCGGGGCGATCGAGGACGGCCTGCTGCGCCCGGAGACCGTGCTGCAGGTGCCGGGCAGCATCAAGGTGGCCGACCGGACCGTCCGCGACGCGTGGTCGCACGGCACGGTGCCGCTGACCTTCACCGGCGTGCTCGGCAAGTCCTCCAACGTCGGCACCCTGATGACGGCGCAGCGGCTCGGCGAAGACCGGTTCAACGACCTGGTGCACAAGTTCGGGCTCGGCGAGACCACCGGCATCGGACTGCCGGGGGAGAGCGCCGGTTTCGTGCCGCCGCGCAAGGACTGGTCCGGCAGCACGTTCGCGAACCTGCCCATCGGGCAGGGCCTGTCCATGACCGTCCTGCAGATGGCCAGCATGTACCAGGCCATCGCCAACGACGGCGTGCGCGTGCCACCGCGGGTGATCGCGGCCGAGACCGGGCCGGACGGCGAGCGCGTGGAACGCCCCCGACCCGAAGGCGTGCGGGTGGTCAACCCGGAGACCGCGCACACCGTGAAGGACATGCTGCGCGCCGTCGTCCAGGAGGAACCGCAGCAGGGCACCGGCGCGGACGCGGCGCTGGAGGGCTACCAGATCTCCGGCAAGACCGGCACCGCGCAGCAGATCGACCCGACCTGCAAGTGCTACAGCAACAGCACCTACTGGATCACGTTCGCCGGGATCGTCCCCGCCGACAACCCGCGGTTCGTGGTGGGGCTGATGCTGGACGCGCCGAAGAGCGGCACGCCGGAATCGAAGTCGTCGGCACCGCTGTTCCACGACATCGCCGACTACCTGACCTTGCGCTACCGCATTCCGCTGTCGCCGAACCCGGCGCCCGGACAGGTGCTGCAGGTGAAGTGA
- the rsmH gene encoding 16S rRNA (cytosine(1402)-N(4))-methyltransferase RsmH — MAQEDSPGDAERGSAQDRHVPVALDRTLELLAPALSGGPAVVVDATLGMGGHAEALLRAHPQLTLVGLDRDPEALRLAGQRLAPFRDRLHLVHAIYDEWADVLADLELPTVDGALFDLGVSSLQLDEADRGFAYSQDAPLDMRMDPGAERTAAEVLNTYSPGELARILRQYGEERFASKIANAIVRERAKEPFDHSDRLVRMLYDTVPAASRRTGGHPAKRTFQALRIEVNAELDVLGRAMPAALDSLATGGRIVVLSYHSLEDRIVKRELAERAKSRTPVDLPVELPGHGPELRLLTRGAELAGERETADNPRAASVRLRAAERIKEAA; from the coding sequence GTGGCGCAGGAGGACTCGCCAGGAGACGCCGAGCGGGGTTCTGCCCAGGACCGGCACGTTCCGGTGGCGCTGGATCGGACGCTGGAACTGCTGGCGCCCGCGCTCAGCGGCGGCCCGGCGGTCGTGGTGGACGCCACGCTCGGCATGGGCGGCCACGCGGAAGCGCTGTTGCGGGCGCACCCGCAGCTGACGCTCGTCGGGCTGGACCGGGACCCGGAGGCCCTGCGGCTCGCGGGGCAGCGGCTCGCCCCCTTCCGGGACCGGCTGCACCTGGTGCACGCGATCTACGACGAGTGGGCCGACGTGCTCGCCGACCTCGAACTGCCCACTGTGGACGGTGCGCTGTTCGACCTCGGGGTGTCGTCGTTGCAGCTGGACGAGGCCGATCGCGGTTTCGCCTACTCGCAGGACGCGCCGCTGGACATGCGGATGGACCCCGGTGCCGAGCGCACCGCGGCCGAGGTGCTCAACACCTACTCGCCCGGCGAGCTGGCGCGGATCCTGCGCCAGTACGGGGAGGAGCGGTTCGCCTCGAAGATCGCGAACGCGATCGTGCGGGAACGCGCCAAGGAGCCCTTCGACCACAGCGACCGCCTGGTGCGGATGCTCTACGACACGGTGCCCGCGGCCAGCCGCCGCACCGGCGGGCATCCCGCGAAGCGCACCTTCCAAGCACTGCGGATCGAGGTCAACGCCGAGCTCGACGTGCTGGGCAGGGCGATGCCCGCGGCGCTGGACTCGCTCGCGACCGGCGGGCGGATCGTGGTGCTGTCGTACCACTCGCTGGAGGACCGCATCGTCAAGCGCGAACTGGCCGAACGCGCGAAGTCACGCACCCCGGTCGACCTCCCGGTGGAACTGCCGGGCCACGGTCCCGAACTGAGGCTGCTCACCCGCGGCGCCGAACTCGCCGGTGAACGGGAAACGGCGGACAACCCGCGGGCCGCCTCGGTGCGGCTGCGCGCCGCCGAACGGATCAAGGAGGCGGCATGA
- the mraZ gene encoding division/cell wall cluster transcriptional repressor MraZ — MFLGTHNPKLDDKGRLTLPAKFRDALAGGLMVTKGQDHCLYVFPRAEFEQMARKVAEAPLTNESVRAYQRYLFAGTDEQRPDGQGRIPITAELRRYAGLEKDCVVIGAINRLEIWNAESWQSYLDEHEESYAQAREEVLPGVF, encoded by the coding sequence ATGTTCCTCGGTACCCACAACCCCAAGCTCGACGACAAAGGTCGTCTGACGCTGCCGGCGAAGTTCCGGGACGCACTGGCAGGGGGGCTGATGGTCACCAAAGGACAGGACCACTGCCTCTACGTCTTCCCGCGCGCCGAGTTCGAGCAGATGGCCCGCAAGGTCGCCGAGGCTCCGCTGACCAACGAATCCGTCCGCGCCTACCAGCGGTACCTGTTCGCGGGCACCGACGAGCAGCGGCCGGACGGACAGGGCCGGATCCCGATCACCGCCGAACTGCGCCGCTACGCGGGCCTGGAGAAGGACTGCGTGGTGATCGGCGCGATCAACCGGCTGGAGATCTGGAACGCCGAGAGCTGGCAGAGCTACCTCGACGAGCACGAGGAGAGCTACGCGCAGGCCCGGGAGGAGGTCCTGCCCGGAGTCTTCTAG
- a CDS encoding MoxR family ATPase yields the protein MTPNMPTSGTAFAGGGHADAVTRGNGGHVRETEPATIATLHGTVQRIAANVEQVLVGKPEVVRIALVTLLAEGHLLVEDVPGVGKTSLAKALARSIDCTVNRIQFTPDLLPSDITGVSLYNRQAESFEFRPGPVFANIVVGDEINRASPKTQSALLECMEEDQVTVDGETYALDAPFMVIATQNPIEMEGTYALPEAQRDRFTARVSIGYPDPQAELAMVDEHTGREPMEQLRPVADADQIRALLRAVRGVHVSTELRRYVIDLVTATRTLPELRLGASPRSTLQLVRAARAQAALSGRDYVIPDDVQNVAVPVLAHRLVLTSEARATRRSASDLVGSLLRRVEVPRGDTGPRR from the coding sequence GTGACGCCCAACATGCCCACGTCCGGCACTGCGTTCGCCGGTGGCGGGCACGCCGACGCCGTGACCCGCGGCAACGGCGGGCACGTGCGGGAGACCGAGCCCGCGACGATCGCCACGCTGCACGGCACCGTGCAGCGGATCGCGGCCAACGTCGAGCAGGTCCTCGTCGGCAAGCCCGAGGTGGTGCGGATCGCACTGGTCACCCTGCTCGCGGAAGGCCACCTCCTGGTGGAGGACGTGCCGGGCGTGGGCAAGACCTCGCTCGCGAAGGCTCTCGCCCGCTCCATCGACTGCACCGTGAACCGGATCCAGTTCACCCCGGACCTGCTGCCCAGCGACATCACCGGTGTCTCGCTCTACAACCGGCAGGCCGAGAGCTTCGAGTTCCGGCCCGGCCCGGTGTTCGCGAACATCGTCGTCGGCGACGAGATCAACCGCGCGTCCCCGAAGACCCAGTCCGCCCTGCTGGAGTGCATGGAGGAGGACCAGGTCACGGTCGACGGCGAGACCTACGCGCTGGACGCGCCGTTCATGGTGATCGCCACCCAGAACCCGATCGAGATGGAAGGCACCTACGCGCTGCCCGAGGCGCAGCGCGACCGGTTCACCGCGCGGGTGTCCATCGGCTATCCCGATCCGCAGGCGGAACTGGCGATGGTCGACGAGCACACCGGCCGCGAACCGATGGAGCAGCTGCGCCCCGTCGCCGACGCCGACCAGATCCGCGCGCTGCTGCGCGCGGTGCGCGGGGTGCACGTGAGCACCGAGCTGCGCCGCTACGTGATCGACCTGGTCACCGCCACCCGCACCTTGCCGGAGCTGCGGCTCGGCGCCTCCCCCCGGTCCACGTTGCAGCTGGTGCGCGCGGCCCGCGCGCAGGCCGCGCTGTCCGGGCGGGACTACGTGATCCCGGACGACGTGCAGAACGTCGCGGTACCGGTCCTGGCGCACCGGCTGGTGCTGACCAGCGAGGCGCGGGCGACTCGTCGTTCCGCGTCCGACCTGGTGGGGTCGCTGCTGCGCCGGGTCGAGGTGCCGCGCGGCGACACCGGGCCCCGGCGGTAG
- a CDS encoding DUF58 domain-containing protein, which translates to MLSGLTVRGRCLLAAGVAAAVCSLVLDERDLLRIAAFVVVLPLLALLLASRARHGVRVRREVLPGRVPVGGNVAVRLHVTGSGGVPVGGLLLEDGVPHALGGRPRFRLDHVRRSGAVLEYPASPGLRGIHQIGPLRTRIGDPFGLTEFEHELAGRSRLVAVPKVVPLGGLPAGSGLGTGEDGSTRLRAGHGDDDTMVREYRHGDDIRRVHWKSTAKRDELMVRVEERPWHGGVTVLLDRRSAAHRGTGAAASLEWAVSAAASICAHLHANGQQVRLVTEDAATLSGGPGPFDGGQDDSAMLDALAAVRPSAQRDLVCPQDPGSGQELIAVLGATTTAGVQELTRLRPERARSLALLLDVRTWAGDPSDGSFAPQRTAERLRASGWTVVVVDGPRSSLAGAWGRLCQAAPVGTAGSGAMS; encoded by the coding sequence GTGCTGTCCGGCCTGACCGTCCGGGGCCGCTGCCTGCTCGCCGCGGGCGTGGCCGCGGCGGTGTGCTCGCTCGTGCTCGACGAACGGGACCTCCTGCGGATCGCGGCGTTCGTGGTGGTGCTGCCGCTGCTGGCGCTGCTGCTGGCGAGCCGGGCGCGGCACGGGGTGCGCGTCCGGCGGGAGGTGCTGCCGGGGCGGGTCCCGGTCGGCGGGAACGTCGCGGTGCGCCTGCACGTCACGGGCTCCGGCGGGGTGCCGGTCGGCGGGCTGCTGCTGGAGGACGGCGTGCCGCACGCGCTCGGCGGTCGGCCGCGGTTCCGGCTGGACCACGTGCGCCGGTCGGGCGCGGTGCTGGAGTACCCGGCGAGCCCGGGGCTGCGCGGAATCCACCAGATCGGCCCGTTGCGCACCCGGATCGGCGATCCGTTCGGCCTCACCGAGTTCGAGCACGAACTGGCCGGCCGCAGCCGTCTGGTGGCGGTGCCGAAGGTGGTGCCGCTGGGCGGGTTGCCCGCCGGTTCAGGTCTCGGCACCGGGGAGGACGGGTCGACGCGGCTGCGGGCCGGGCACGGCGACGACGACACGATGGTCCGCGAGTACCGGCACGGCGACGACATCCGGCGCGTGCACTGGAAGAGCACCGCGAAGCGGGACGAGCTGATGGTGCGCGTCGAGGAACGGCCGTGGCACGGCGGCGTGACGGTGCTGCTCGACCGGCGGTCCGCCGCGCACCGCGGGACGGGCGCGGCGGCGAGCTTGGAGTGGGCGGTCTCGGCCGCCGCCAGCATCTGCGCGCACCTGCACGCGAACGGCCAGCAGGTCCGGCTGGTCACGGAGGACGCCGCGACGCTCAGCGGCGGCCCCGGCCCGTTCGACGGCGGCCAGGACGATTCGGCGATGCTGGACGCGCTGGCGGCGGTGCGCCCGTCGGCGCAGCGCGACCTGGTGTGCCCGCAGGATCCGGGCAGCGGTCAGGAACTGATCGCGGTGCTGGGCGCCACGACCACCGCCGGTGTGCAGGAGCTGACCCGGCTGCGCCCGGAGCGGGCGCGCAGCCTCGCGCTGCTGCTGGACGTGCGCACGTGGGCCGGTGATCCGTCCGATGGTTCGTTCGCGCCGCAGCGCACCGCGGAGCGGTTGCGCGCTTCCGGCTGGACCGTGGTCGTCGTCGACGGGCCGCGGTCGTCGCTGGCGGGCGCGTGGGGCAGGTTGTGCCAGGCGGCGCCGGTCGGCACCGCCGGTTCGGGGGCGATGTCGTGA
- a CDS encoding transglutaminaseTgpA domain-containing protein: MSTRVRPASTTAVSTLAAVVATLTASTAFTGILGDGRWIVPAVLAVVVVGGTGLLGRTLRWWTPLIVPAQAAVLAMLLSALFTGQALLGFLPGSGALGELSGLLGQAMTVAREGVPPVPVELPLQVLICLGLGVVALLVDVIAVSAGVPAVAGLVLLCVVAIPASLAPNMLPWWTFVAGAAGFALLLACSGRHRHGSGGREELGRRGVALAAAAGVVSLLTGVVFTGVGTEGRLPGGAATGYGSGTGGIGLRPFTSLRGQLDRDSPVDLFRVRGLPEPTYLRAMTLQHFDPGRGWELGTLNAGVDAREPLPLPTGTNTLAQGPTATVNIDPVGYRDPWLPIFGLPRSVDGMGDQWRYDPGSGVVFTQTRQESRPYVETVTLPSPTPQQLREANGPVDVAPEYLNTDGVSPRIAELSQRLTADAPTDFDKAVALQRFFTDRSNGFRYDLSTGPSTSGNALEDFLFRGKRGFCEQFASSMGVLLRSAGVPARVAVGFTSGYRDGDERVISTNDAHAWVEAYFPQYGWVTFDPTPLADGRTALPEYLNPPAPAPAPTPDSGEQQQPTESTAPQPEAPVPGDAEQAPAPEAPRPGSGGAWVATGLVLLAALLLGMAPAVLREIRRRRRLTAIRADAPGAAGSAWRELLDEFTDRGGAPADTSATVRSTAATIITTHDLDEDAARAVHDLVTAVEREWYAPTGHTTTTMAPPPADTLARALSALQHRSPLTWRQRLLPRSVLPHRPDQQDTTP; encoded by the coding sequence GTGAGCACTCGGGTTCGTCCGGCGAGCACGACGGCGGTGTCGACGCTGGCCGCCGTGGTGGCGACGCTGACCGCGTCGACCGCGTTCACCGGCATCCTCGGCGACGGCCGCTGGATCGTCCCGGCGGTGCTGGCGGTCGTCGTGGTCGGCGGCACCGGTCTGCTGGGGCGCACGTTGCGCTGGTGGACGCCGCTGATCGTGCCCGCGCAGGCGGCCGTGCTGGCGATGCTGCTGTCGGCGCTGTTCACCGGGCAGGCGCTGCTGGGGTTCCTGCCGGGTTCGGGTGCGCTCGGCGAGCTGTCCGGGTTGCTCGGTCAGGCGATGACGGTGGCGCGGGAGGGCGTTCCGCCCGTTCCGGTGGAGCTCCCGCTGCAGGTGCTGATCTGCCTCGGACTGGGCGTGGTGGCGCTGCTAGTCGACGTGATCGCGGTGAGCGCGGGCGTGCCCGCCGTCGCGGGGCTGGTGCTGCTGTGCGTGGTGGCGATCCCCGCGTCGCTGGCGCCGAACATGCTGCCGTGGTGGACGTTCGTGGCAGGCGCCGCGGGTTTCGCGTTGCTGCTGGCGTGCTCCGGCAGGCATCGCCACGGCAGCGGCGGCCGGGAGGAACTGGGCCGCCGGGGCGTGGCGCTGGCCGCCGCGGCCGGGGTGGTCTCCCTGCTCACGGGTGTCGTGTTCACCGGGGTGGGCACCGAGGGCCGGTTGCCGGGTGGCGCCGCCACGGGTTACGGGTCGGGCACCGGCGGCATCGGGTTGCGGCCGTTCACGTCGCTGCGCGGCCAGCTCGACCGGGACAGCCCGGTCGACCTGTTCCGGGTGAGGGGGTTGCCGGAGCCCACGTACCTGCGGGCGATGACGTTGCAGCACTTCGACCCGGGCCGCGGGTGGGAGCTCGGCACGCTCAACGCCGGGGTGGACGCCCGCGAGCCGCTGCCGCTGCCGACGGGCACGAACACGCTGGCGCAGGGCCCGACGGCCACGGTGAACATCGATCCGGTCGGCTACCGCGATCCGTGGCTGCCGATCTTCGGCCTGCCGCGGTCCGTGGACGGGATGGGTGATCAGTGGCGCTACGACCCGGGCAGCGGTGTCGTGTTCACCCAGACCCGCCAGGAGAGCAGGCCGTACGTGGAGACGGTCACGTTGCCGTCCCCCACTCCGCAGCAGCTGCGCGAGGCGAACGGCCCGGTGGACGTGGCCCCGGAGTACTTGAACACCGATGGTGTGTCGCCGCGCATCGCGGAGCTGTCCCAGCGGCTCACAGCGGACGCGCCGACCGACTTCGACAAGGCCGTGGCGCTGCAGCGGTTCTTCACGGACCGTTCGAACGGGTTCCGGTACGACCTGAGCACGGGCCCGTCGACGAGCGGGAACGCCTTGGAGGACTTCCTGTTCCGCGGCAAGCGGGGCTTCTGCGAGCAGTTCGCCTCGTCGATGGGCGTGCTGCTGCGCTCGGCGGGAGTGCCCGCTCGGGTCGCGGTCGGGTTCACCTCCGGCTACCGCGACGGGGACGAGCGCGTGATCAGCACGAACGACGCGCACGCCTGGGTGGAGGCGTACTTCCCGCAGTACGGCTGGGTCACGTTCGACCCGACTCCGCTGGCCGATGGCCGCACGGCGCTGCCCGAGTACTTGAACCCGCCCGCCCCCGCTCCCGCTCCGACGCCGGATTCGGGCGAGCAGCAGCAGCCGACGGAGTCCACCGCTCCCCAGCCGGAGGCCCCCGTCCCCGGTGACGCCGAGCAGGCCCCGGCTCCTGAGGCGCCGCGGCCTGGTTCCGGTGGTGCGTGGGTCGCGACGGGTCTCGTCCTGCTGGCGGCGCTGCTGCTGGGCATGGCGCCCGCGGTGCTGCGCGAGATCAGGCGCAGGCGGCGGCTGACCGCGATCCGCGCGGACGCGCCCGGCGCCGCGGGCTCGGCTTGGCGAGAGCTGCTGGACGAGTTCACCGACCGAGGCGGCGCCCCCGCTGACACCTCCGCGACGGTGCGCTCCACGGCGGCGACCATCATCACCACCCACGACCTGGACGAGGACGCCGCCCGAGCGGTCCACGACCTGGTCACGGCGGTGGAACGAGAGTGGTACGCCCCCACCGGCCACACCACGACCACGATGGCACCACCCCCCGCCGACACCCTCGCCCGAGCCCTCAGCGCCCTCCAGCACCGGTCTCCCCTGACCTGGCGCCAACGCCTCCTCCCCCGCTCAGTGCTCCCCCACCGCCCCGACCAGCAAGACACAACCCCCTGA